Part of the Salinigranum rubrum genome is shown below.
CGGTGGGAGCCAGAACCGCGTCAGCGAGGAGGCCTCCACCGGCGTCCTCATGTACGACACCATCGACGGCGAGGAGTTCATCCAGTTCCTCCACATCACCGAGAACGAGGTGCGGGTCGAACTGAACGGCTGAGCCGCCGCTGTGGTCTTCTCTGCCGCGCCCCGCGAAAAGAACCCGGAGATTTCGCGTCTTACTCGTCGTCTTCGTCGTCCTCGTCGCGCATCTCGTCGAGCCGTCCCACGAGGTCGTCCGTCGAGACGTCGGACTCGACGCTGACCTGGCCGTCGTGGTCGTGCTCGTGGACGCTGACGCCGTCGTCCTCGCCGTCGCTCGTGTCCTGTTGCTGACGCTCCTGCTCGGATTCGTCGTAGCTGCCGAAGCCCATACGTTTCTGTCGTCGACGCGGCGGTAAAAAACCACACACCTCGCAAGCGCCGTGTGAGTGAATAGCTCGTGGGGGCTCGTGTTCCGTCTACCCGAACGCGCCCAGACTCGACTGCAGGTCGCGCTCGACCGCTCCCTCGCGGAGTTCGTACCCGACGAGGTCGCGGAGGTCGACCGCGTAGGTGCTGCCGGCGTGGTCGAGCACCAGGATTCGCCCTTTCGTTCCCCGCACGGTCCCGGTCGCGATGGTCTCTCCCACGGGCCGTTCGGTGAGGTCGAGGCCGTAGTCGAACGCGAACCGGTCGAGGACGTCGAACCCGTCCAGCACCGCCTCCCAGGCGGCCTCGTCGACGCGCTCGCCGAGGCCGTCCATCTTCGTGTCGACGCGGACGAAGTCCGAGAGCTCCGTCGCGATCTCCGCTTCGAGTTCTCGGGCGATGCGACCGTTCGAGACGGTGTAGAGGTGTGCGGCCCGGTCGGCACCCTGCTCTCTCAGTCGGGTTTCGAGCCGCCACAGCTTCGTCACGCCCACCTTGAACGAGTCGGGGGAGAAGGCGGCGAGGTAGACCGCGTGGTCGTCGTAACAGTCCATCTCGTCTTTGAGACACGTCCCGGTACAGCGCGCACAGACCCACGTCGAGCGGTGGCTGGCGCAGTACGGCGCCTCGGGTTCGCCGCAGGCGACGTGGGCGCGCGAGTCCCGCCCGTAGACGGTTCCGGCGCAGTGGCGGTCGCCGAGCGTCCACGAGAGCGTCGTCCCGGGGTCGAGCGAGACGGCGTCGACCTCGTTCTCGGACCCGTCCCCACCCGGTTCCGCTGCGGCATCCGAGCGGGAGTCGGAGCCGGAGCCACGGCTCACGAGGAGCGTTCCCGAGACGGTGTCGTAGCCGACGACCTGCACAGTGAGTGAAAGGAGCGAGACGGTGAAAGGTGTCTCGCTCGCGGCTATTCGTTCCTCACGCCTGCTCGTGCTCGGCCTTCAGCTCTTCGTACAGCTGTTCGGCCGCGTTGCGGACGGCCTGGTCCGAGGGCGTCGAGGGGTCCCACCCGAGCGCCGACACCTTCTCGATAGAGAGGCGCATCCGGGGGACGTCGCCGGTCCAGCCGCGCTCGCCGCCGGTGTACTCGTAGGTGGGGTCGAGGTCCATCACGTCGGCGACGATGTCGGCGATGCGGTTCACCGAGGTGGTCGTGCGGGTGCCCAGGTTGTACGTGTTGACCGGTTTCGAGGCGTGTTCGACGACGTGGCAGATGGCGTCGACGCAGTCGTCGACGTGGAGGTACGACTTCTCCTGGCGGCCGTCGCCGAGGATTTCGAGGGTTTCCGGACTCCGGAGCAGTTTCTCGATGAAGTCGGGGATGACGTTTCCTCGTTGCTTCGGGCCGACGATGTTCGCGAAGCGGAAGACGTACGCGGTCATCCCGTACGAGTGGCCGTACGTCGAGACGAGGCCCTCGTCGGCGAGTTTCGATGCGCCGTAGATAGAGATGGGTTCGAGCGGCGCGTAGTCCTCCGGCGTCGGCATCGGCGCCTCCCCGTACACCGTCGACGACGAGGTGAAGGCGACGTGGTCGACGCCGACGTCGTCCATCCGTTCGAGGACGTTGTACGTCATCTCGGTGTTCTCCTCGAACAGCCGTCTCGGGTCGCTGTAGTTCGTGTCGGTGTAGGCCGCGAGGTGGAAGACGACGTCGACGTCCGCGGTGATCGCCTCGGAAACGTCGGCGGGGTCGGTCATATCGGCCTGGACGAACTCGACGCCGTCGGGGACGCGCTCTCGGGTACCCTTCGAGAGGTCGTCCGCGACGACGACGTCGTTGTCCGCGGCGAGTTTCTTCGCCAGGTGTGAGCCCACGAGTCCCGCCCCGCCCGTGACGACGACGCGTTTGTCGGAGAGGTCCATATGAGCCACACGTCCGAGCGAACGGATAAGTGCGTTCTGATAGCGGGGGGAGGGACGGAACTGTAATGTGGGTGAACGACACAATACAGACAGTACCCGTGTCGTCGTCATCGCCGCCGTCGTTCGAGGAACTGCTCGAAAGCGTCGACGAGCGCCGCCGAACGGTGACGATATACGCGCCCGCGGTTCCCGACGCCCTCGAACGTCTGTTCGACACGCGGCACGTCTGCCTCGAACACGAGTTCCTCCCGCGGGGCGGCGGCGAACCGTTCCTCACTGTCGTCGACGGTGACCAGTACGTCGGCAGCCTCGACCTCCCAGCCGTGTACGACTTCGGCCACCCGAAGATACACGAAATCGGCTCGCCGGAGTTCGTCGAGGCGGCCTACCGGAAGCTCACGTCGCTACTGCCCGACACCGTCTTCTCGTCGCTCGACCGCCGGCAACTGCTCGCGACCTCCCGAGAGATCGAAGACCGCGCGTGGCGGATCGGCGACGGGCGGCTCGACGTCGGCTTCCAGGCGCTCTCGAAACTCCGGGCGCAGACCGACGTCTACGAGGCGCTCGTCGACCGCGGACTCGACGTCCACCTGTACGGTGCACCCGACTGGCGGCCGCACTTCTTCGACGGCGTGACCGTCCACACCGACGGCGACGAACTGGGCGAGGTCTGGTTCATGGCGTACGACGGCGACGCCGACCCGGGACAGGCGTGCGGGCTGGTCGCGGTCGAGCGGTCGCCCGGGTCGTTCGAGGGCTTCTGGACCTACGACCCCGAGACGGTCGCGCGCATCTTCGCCTCCGCGGCCCGCTTCCCGGTCAGCCCCGAAAGGGAACTCCCATAACCTCGGGCGGTCGACTCGGCGGTATGCACGAGAACGCCCCGCTTTCCGGCCACGTCACCGTCCTCCGACTCGGACACCGGCCGGGCCGGGACGACCGGATGACGACCCACGTCGCGCTCACGGCCCGCGCGCTCGGCGCGGAGCGTGCGCTGCTCGTCGGCGACACGACGGGGGCGCGCGACACGGTCCGGGACATCACCGACCGGTTCGGCGGCCCCTTCGTGGTCGAGGCCGTCGACGAGTGGCGGCCCCTCGTCCGCGAGTGGGAGGGGAACGTGGTCCACCTGACGATGTACGGCGAACGGGTGCAGGACGTCGAGCGCGAGATTCGCGCGTCCGTCGTCGACAGCGAGGACCCGCTCCTCGTCGTCGTCGGCTCCCAGAAGGTCCCGTTCGAGGTGTACGACGCCGCCGACTGGAACGTGGCCGTGACGAACCAGCCCCACTCGGAGGTGGCCGGCCTGGCGGTGTTCCTCGACCGCCTGTTCGAGGGCCGAGAACTGAGCCGGGAGTGGGACGACGCCGACAAGCGGGTGGTTCCGATGGAGACGGGGAAGAGAGTCGTCGACGCGGCGTCCGAGACGGTCGAGGAGTGAGGCGCTCGGGACAGAGTAAAGCGCATGCCGGTATACGATTCGCGGGAGTAATCGTCTCTCACGAGTGCCGGGTATTGTCTACCGACCGCGGATACGACCGGCCATCGAGAACGTCGATGGACGACTCACGGACTGACCCGTCGAGCGCGCGCCTCGTCGACCACTTCGACGGCGGTGACCACGAGGCGGCAGCGGCGTGTCTCGAACGGACCGAGACCGAAGCCGCGTCGAGCCGGAAACGGACGCTTCAGGCGCTCGGAGCCTCGCGGACGACCGTCCGACCGCGTTCGCCTGTGTCGTCTCGGCACTCACGCCGTGTCTCACCGACGGGGAGCGGTCGGTCCGCCTGACGACCGCGAAACTGCTCGTCGCCGTCGCCGAGGCGGACCCGTTTCGCGCTCGGTGTCGACGCGCGTCGGGACGAACGGGCCGGCGAACCCGGAACCGTCGACGGGGTTCGGGTCACCACCGGCGACGCCGTCGCGGCGATAACCGCACCGAGCGAGGACCGCGAGTGCCGCCCCTGCGGGCTGGCACTCCCCGAGAGCGGGCCGCCGATGTGCCCGCGCTGCGGCGCGCCGTACCGACTGGATTTTGGTTGGCCTAAAAACCGAAACAGGTTTGTGTTTTTAGGCTAGCCTAAATCGCATGAGTGACGACCCGACACAGCACACGGGGCCGACGCGGCGCGAGTACGTGAAGTACGGCGGGGCGGTCGTCGGCGGAGGGTTGCTCGCGGGATGCTCCGGCGACGGCGAGTCGGAAGCGACGCGGACGACAACCGGAACGGCGACCGAGACCACGACGGCACCGACGACGGACACGCCCGAGGACGACTCCTACACGGTGTCGATGTCGCCCGTCGGCGAGGTGACGTTCGAGCGGGTGCCCACGAGCGTCCTGACCTACTACCCCATCTCCGCCGGGACGGCCGTCGCGCTCGGTCACGGCGATTCGATCACCGCCATCGGGTACGACAAACAGCTGTTCGGCGACACCGTCGACTACTACTACGACAGCCTCGATTCGGTCTCCTTCGACTGGGAGAAACTGGGTCGCGTCACGCCGAGCGACAACCCGAACACGCTCGACGAGGAGGCGTTCTACGAACTCGACAGCGACGTTCACTTCCTCGACCCGGCGCTGCTCCGGAGCGGCGCGTTCGGCTGGAGCGAGCGGGACGTCGAGCGAATCGCGTCGAACGTCGGGCCGTGGTTCGGTAACTACTACAGCCGCACGAACGCACAGCCACCGGAGCCGTACCGCGACGACTACGCCTACTACGACCTCTGGGAGTACATCGGAAAGATCGCCGCCGTCTTCCGAGAGCGAGAGCGCTACCGGGCGTTCGAGTCGATGCACGACGACCTCCTCGCGCGCATCGCAGCCGACCTGCCACCCGAGTCCGAGCGGCCGACGGTCGCCATCGTCGCCTACAGCAACGGAACGTTCTGGCCGTACGACTTCACCCACGACGGCTACCTCTGGGCCCACGTCCGCCCGATGGGTGTGAG
Proteins encoded:
- a CDS encoding DUF5786 family protein, which gives rise to MGFGSYDESEQERQQQDTSDGEDDGVSVHEHDHDGQVSVESDVSTDDLVGRLDEMRDEDDEDDE
- a CDS encoding DUF2797 domain-containing protein: MQVVGYDTVSGTLLVSRGSGSDSRSDAAAEPGGDGSENEVDAVSLDPGTTLSWTLGDRHCAGTVYGRDSRAHVACGEPEAPYCASHRSTWVCARCTGTCLKDEMDCYDDHAVYLAAFSPDSFKVGVTKLWRLETRLREQGADRAAHLYTVSNGRIARELEAEIATELSDFVRVDTKMDGLGERVDEAAWEAVLDGFDVLDRFAFDYGLDLTERPVGETIATGTVRGTKGRILVLDHAGSTYAVDLRDLVGYELREGAVERDLQSSLGAFG
- a CDS encoding NAD-dependent epimerase/dehydratase family protein is translated as MDLSDKRVVVTGGAGLVGSHLAKKLAADNDVVVADDLSKGTRERVPDGVEFVQADMTDPADVSEAITADVDVVFHLAAYTDTNYSDPRRLFEENTEMTYNVLERMDDVGVDHVAFTSSSTVYGEAPMPTPEDYAPLEPISIYGASKLADEGLVSTYGHSYGMTAYVFRFANIVGPKQRGNVIPDFIEKLLRSPETLEILGDGRQEKSYLHVDDCVDAICHVVEHASKPVNTYNLGTRTTTSVNRIADIVADVMDLDPTYEYTGGERGWTGDVPRMRLSIEKVSALGWDPSTPSDQAVRNAAEQLYEELKAEHEQA
- a CDS encoding DICT sensory domain-containing protein, which translates into the protein MSSSSPPSFEELLESVDERRRTVTIYAPAVPDALERLFDTRHVCLEHEFLPRGGGEPFLTVVDGDQYVGSLDLPAVYDFGHPKIHEIGSPEFVEAAYRKLTSLLPDTVFSSLDRRQLLATSREIEDRAWRIGDGRLDVGFQALSKLRAQTDVYEALVDRGLDVHLYGAPDWRPHFFDGVTVHTDGDELGEVWFMAYDGDADPGQACGLVAVERSPGSFEGFWTYDPETVARIFASAARFPVSPERELP
- a CDS encoding tRNA (cytidine(56)-2'-O)-methyltransferase translates to MHENAPLSGHVTVLRLGHRPGRDDRMTTHVALTARALGAERALLVGDTTGARDTVRDITDRFGGPFVVEAVDEWRPLVREWEGNVVHLTMYGERVQDVEREIRASVVDSEDPLLVVVGSQKVPFEVYDAADWNVAVTNQPHSEVAGLAVFLDRLFEGRELSREWDDADKRVVPMETGKRVVDAASETVEE
- a CDS encoding ABC transporter substrate-binding protein, with amino-acid sequence MSDDPTQHTGPTRREYVKYGGAVVGGGLLAGCSGDGESEATRTTTGTATETTTAPTTDTPEDDSYTVSMSPVGEVTFERVPTSVLTYYPISAGTAVALGHGDSITAIGYDKQLFGDTVDYYYDSLDSVSFDWEKLGRVTPSDNPNTLDEEAFYELDSDVHFLDPALLRSGAFGWSERDVERIASNVGPWFGNYYSRTNAQPPEPYRDDYAYYDLWEYIGKIAAVFRERERYRAFESMHDDLLARIAADLPPESERPTVAIVAYSNGTFWPYDFTHDGYLWAHVRPMGVRNAFETVEGGPSADGSYDFEGLVEAQPDVMLRYWGTALGRTFVDGRESVLDHSLASEVPALRDERYYPSGHGMQGPIMNLFNLEMTAKQLYPDRFGEWPGYGDGNAYPDVPADERLFDRERVTNIVAGEF